A single genomic interval of Streptomyces graminofaciens harbors:
- a CDS encoding O-methyltransferase, producing the protein MSGFPTATDTVTPRQPRGHKERLITGNRLTSWAFSDAFVAEEDALRWARDRAREAGLRSVSPGTGAALRMLAATVDAKAVAEIGTGTGVSGIHLLHGMRPDGVLTTVDPEPEHQQFARQAFRAAGFASNRARFIPGHALEVLPRLADAGYDLVFCDGDRLESLDYLAESLRLLRPGGLVAFEGVFASGRTVDSGPQPTEVIRLRELLRTVRESPELVPSLLPVGDGLLCAVKR; encoded by the coding sequence ATCAGCGGGTTCCCGACGGCAACGGATACAGTCACGCCCAGGCAACCACGGGGACATAAGGAGAGGCTCATTACCGGCAACCGGCTGACGAGCTGGGCGTTCTCCGACGCCTTTGTCGCCGAGGAGGACGCGCTGCGCTGGGCCCGTGACCGGGCCCGCGAGGCAGGGCTGCGCTCGGTGTCGCCCGGTACGGGCGCCGCGCTGCGCATGCTCGCCGCCACCGTGGACGCGAAGGCCGTCGCGGAGATCGGCACCGGGACCGGTGTCTCCGGGATCCATCTGCTGCACGGCATGCGGCCGGACGGCGTCCTGACCACGGTGGATCCGGAGCCCGAGCACCAGCAGTTCGCCCGGCAGGCGTTCCGCGCGGCCGGCTTCGCCAGCAACCGCGCCCGTTTCATCCCGGGCCACGCCCTGGAAGTACTGCCACGCCTCGCGGACGCCGGCTACGACCTGGTCTTCTGCGACGGCGACCGACTCGAGTCCCTCGACTACCTCGCTGAATCGTTGCGCCTTCTGCGGCCCGGCGGCCTCGTCGCCTTCGAAGGCGTCTTCGCCTCCGGCCGCACGGTCGACTCGGGCCCGCAGCCCACCGAGGTCATACGTCTGCGGGAGTTGCTGCGCACGGTCCGCGAGAGCCCCGAGCTGGTGCCGTCCCTGCTCCCGGTGGGCGACGGCCTGCTCTGCGCGGTCAAGCGCTGA
- a CDS encoding DUF3117 domain-containing protein, with product MAAMKPRTGDGPLEVTKEGRGIVMRVPLEGGGRLVVELTPDEADALGDALKKVVG from the coding sequence ATGGCGGCCATGAAGCCGCGGACGGGCGACGGCCCGCTCGAGGTGACAAAGGAGGGGCGGGGCATCGTCATGCGCGTTCCCCTCGAAGGCGGCGGTCGGCTCGTAGTCGAGCTGACCCCTGATGAGGCCGACGCCCTCGGCGACGCTCTCAAGAAGGTCGTCGGCTGA
- a CDS encoding Mrp/NBP35 family ATP-binding protein, translating into MATEDAVREALATVNDPEINRPITELGMVKSVEIGADGAVAVTVYLTVSGCPMRDTITQRVTEAVSRVEGVTHVDVTLDVMSDEQRKELATALRGGQTEREVPFAKPGSLTRVYAVASGKGGVGKSSVTVNLAAAMAADGLKVGVVDADIYGHSVPRMLGADGSPTQVENMIMPPSANGVKVISIGMFTPGNTPVVWRGPMLHRALQQFLSDVYWGDLDVLLLDLPPGTGDIAISVAQLVPNAEILVVTTPQQAAAEVAERAGSIAVQTHQKIVGVVENMSGLPCPHCDEMVDVFGTGGGQSVADGLTRTTGATVPVLGSIPIDVRLREGGDEGKPVVLTDPDSPAGSALRAIAGKLGGRQRGLSGMSLGITPRNKF; encoded by the coding sequence ATGGCTACGGAAGACGCGGTGCGCGAAGCACTGGCGACGGTGAACGACCCCGAGATCAACCGACCCATCACCGAGCTGGGGATGGTCAAATCGGTGGAGATCGGTGCGGACGGAGCGGTCGCGGTCACCGTGTACCTGACGGTTTCCGGCTGCCCGATGCGCGACACGATCACGCAGCGTGTGACAGAGGCGGTCTCGCGGGTCGAGGGCGTCACCCACGTCGACGTCACGCTCGACGTCATGAGCGACGAGCAGCGCAAGGAGCTGGCGACCGCGCTGCGCGGCGGCCAGACCGAGCGCGAGGTCCCGTTCGCGAAACCGGGCTCGCTGACCCGCGTGTACGCGGTCGCCTCCGGCAAGGGCGGCGTCGGCAAGTCCTCGGTGACGGTGAACCTGGCGGCGGCGATGGCGGCCGACGGACTGAAGGTCGGCGTCGTGGACGCGGACATCTACGGCCACAGCGTGCCCCGCATGCTGGGCGCCGACGGCAGCCCCACCCAGGTCGAGAACATGATCATGCCGCCGTCCGCGAACGGCGTGAAGGTCATCTCGATCGGCATGTTCACCCCGGGCAACACGCCGGTGGTCTGGCGCGGCCCGATGCTGCACCGGGCGTTGCAACAGTTCCTCTCGGACGTGTACTGGGGCGACCTGGACGTCCTGCTCCTGGACCTGCCCCCGGGCACGGGCGACATCGCCATCTCGGTGGCCCAGCTGGTCCCGAACGCGGAGATCCTGGTCGTCACGACCCCCCAGCAGGCGGCGGCCGAGGTCGCGGAGCGCGCCGGCTCCATCGCGGTCCAGACGCACCAGAAGATCGTCGGCGTGGTCGAGAACATGTCCGGCCTGCCGTGCCCCCACTGCGACGAGATGGTCGACGTCTTCGGCACGGGCGGCGGCCAGTCGGTCGCCGACGGTCTGACCCGGACGACGGGCGCCACGGTCCCGGTCCTCGGCTCCATCCCCATCGACGTCCGCCTCCGCGAGGGCGGCGACGAGGGCAAGCCGGTCGTCCTGACCGACCCCGACTCCCCCGCGGGCTCGGCCCTGCGCGCCATCGCGGGCAAGCTGGGCGGCCGCCAGAGGGGCCTGTCGGGCATGAGCCTGGGCATCACACCGAGGAACAAGTTCTAG
- the sigE gene encoding RNA polymerase sigma factor SigE, protein MLRRFLGSAGRPKSVNDTADRSHADAFATRGAQTATFTTDADSQAWTPPTWEEIVSTHSGRVYRLAYRLTGNQHDAEDLTQEVFVRVFRSLSTYTPGTFEGWLHRITTNLFLDMVRRKQRIRFDALGDDAAERLPSREPTPQQVFNDAHFDADVQQALDTLAPEFRAAVVLCDIEGLSYEEIAATLGVKLGTVRSRIHRGRSQLRKALAHRSPEARAEQRRGFVVPRVPALGGGGATA, encoded by the coding sequence GTGCTCCGGCGCTTTCTCGGATCGGCGGGCAGGCCGAAATCCGTGAACGACACCGCTGACCGCAGCCACGCCGACGCCTTCGCCACGCGCGGAGCGCAGACCGCGACCTTCACCACCGACGCGGACTCGCAGGCGTGGACTCCGCCCACCTGGGAGGAGATCGTCAGCACCCACAGCGGCCGGGTCTACCGCCTCGCCTACCGTCTGACCGGCAACCAGCACGACGCCGAGGACCTCACTCAGGAAGTCTTCGTCCGCGTCTTCCGTTCCCTGTCGACGTACACGCCCGGAACGTTCGAGGGCTGGCTGCACCGCATCACGACGAACCTCTTCCTGGACATGGTCCGCCGCAAGCAGCGCATCCGCTTCGACGCCCTCGGCGACGACGCGGCCGAGCGCCTGCCCAGCCGCGAGCCCACCCCGCAACAGGTCTTCAACGACGCGCACTTCGACGCGGACGTCCAGCAGGCCCTCGACACCCTCGCCCCCGAGTTCCGCGCCGCCGTCGTCCTCTGCGACATCGAAGGACTGTCGTACGAGGAGATCGCCGCGACCCTCGGCGTCAAGCTCGGCACGGTCCGCTCCCGGATCCACCGTGGCCGCTCCCAGCTCCGCAAGGCCCTCGCGCACCGCTCCCCGGAAGCCCGGGCCGAGCAGCGTCGCGGGTTCGTGGTGCCGCGGGTGCCCGCGCTGGGAGGAGGGGGCGCGACCGCGTGA
- a CDS encoding sec-independent translocase yields the protein MFSDIGTLEVVALVILAVLVFGPDKLPKVIQDISRTIRKIREFSDSAKQDIRQELGPEFKDFEFEDLNPKTFIRKQLDNDDLGLKEIRNGFDLKKEMAEVTDAVHSSDSFSSSSSSSGASGGSVDMTKKREALDVGERPPYDLDAT from the coding sequence ATGTTCAGTGACATAGGTACGCTTGAGGTGGTGGCGCTCGTCATCCTCGCCGTGCTCGTCTTCGGACCGGACAAGCTCCCGAAGGTGATCCAGGACATCTCACGGACCATTCGCAAGATCCGTGAGTTCTCGGACAGCGCCAAGCAGGACATCCGGCAGGAGCTGGGACCGGAGTTCAAGGACTTCGAGTTCGAGGATCTCAACCCCAAGACGTTCATCCGCAAGCAGCTGGACAACGACGACCTGGGGCTGAAGGAGATCCGCAACGGCTTCGACCTGAAGAAGGAGATGGCCGAGGTCACGGACGCGGTCCACAGCAGCGATTCGTTCTCGTCCTCCTCGTCCTCCTCGGGTGCGTCCGGCGGTTCCGTCGACATGACCAAGAAGCGCGAGGCCCTCGACGTGGGCGAGCGCCCGCCGTACGACCTGGACGCCACCTGA
- the folP gene encoding dihydropteroate synthase yields MLRLGKREFGTHEPVIMAIVNRTPDSFYDQGATFLDEPALARVERAVADGAAIIDIGGVKAGPGEEVTAEEEARRTVGFVAEVRRRFPDVIISVDTWRHEVGEAVCEAGADLLNDAWGGVDPRLAEVAARYGVGLVCTHAGGSEPRTRPHRVTYDDVMADILRVTVGLAERAVSLGVPRESVLIDPGHDFGKNTRHSLEATRRLGEMVETGWPVLVSLSNKDFVGETLDRPVKERVVGTLATTAVSAWLGAQVYRVHEVAETRQVLDMVASIAGHRAPAVARRGLA; encoded by the coding sequence ATGCTCAGGCTGGGCAAGCGGGAATTCGGCACGCACGAGCCGGTGATCATGGCGATCGTGAACCGGACCCCGGACTCCTTCTACGACCAGGGGGCGACCTTCCTGGACGAGCCGGCGCTCGCGCGCGTGGAGCGGGCGGTGGCGGACGGGGCCGCCATCATCGACATCGGTGGTGTGAAGGCCGGGCCCGGCGAGGAAGTGACCGCCGAGGAGGAGGCACGGCGGACGGTCGGTTTCGTCGCGGAGGTGCGGCGGCGGTTTCCCGATGTGATCATCAGCGTCGACACCTGGCGGCACGAGGTCGGGGAGGCCGTGTGCGAGGCCGGGGCGGATCTGCTGAACGACGCGTGGGGCGGGGTCGATCCCCGGCTCGCGGAGGTGGCGGCACGGTATGGGGTCGGGCTGGTGTGCACGCACGCGGGTGGGTCGGAGCCGCGGACCCGGCCGCACCGGGTCACGTACGACGACGTCATGGCCGACATTCTCCGGGTGACCGTCGGGCTGGCCGAGCGGGCCGTGTCGCTGGGGGTGCCTCGGGAGTCGGTGCTGATCGATCCCGGGCACGACTTCGGGAAGAACACGCGGCACAGTCTGGAGGCGACGCGGCGGTTGGGGGAGATGGTGGAGACGGGGTGGCCGGTGCTGGTGTCGCTCTCCAACAAGGACTTCGTGGGGGAGACGTTGGATCGGCCGGTGAAGGAGCGGGTGGTGGGCACGCTGGCCACGACCGCCGTGTCGGCGTGGTTGGGGGCGCAGGTGTACCGGGTGCATGAGGTGGCGGAGACTCGGCAGGTGTTGGACATGGTGGCGTCCATTGCCGGGCATCGGGCTCCGGCGGTGGCCCGGCGGGGGCTGGCGTAG
- a CDS encoding enoyl-CoA hydratase/isomerase family protein produces the protein MADTVLYEVSNGLATITLNRPEAMNALNIATKVALREAVESAASDDAVRAVLLTAAGDRAFCVGQDLKEHIGLLIQDKETGSQQTMTTVREHYNPIVKALTGMAKPVVAGVNGVAAGAGLGFALAADYRVVADTAAFNTSFAGVALTADSGVSWTLPRVIGPGRAADLLLFPRSISAQDAYELGIANRVVPSAELAEEAAKVARALAGGPTVAYAAIKEAVAYGFSHSLAETLDKEDELQTRAGSSEDHGIAVQAFVNKETPKYLGR, from the coding sequence ATGGCCGACACCGTGCTCTACGAGGTGAGCAACGGACTCGCGACGATCACGCTGAACCGCCCCGAGGCGATGAACGCGCTGAACATCGCGACCAAGGTCGCGCTGCGGGAGGCCGTTGAGTCCGCCGCCTCGGACGACGCCGTACGGGCCGTGCTGCTGACCGCCGCCGGGGACCGGGCCTTCTGTGTGGGCCAGGACCTGAAGGAGCACATCGGGCTGCTGATCCAGGACAAGGAGACCGGCTCCCAGCAGACGATGACCACCGTCCGCGAGCACTACAACCCCATCGTGAAGGCCCTGACCGGCATGGCGAAGCCGGTGGTCGCCGGGGTGAACGGGGTCGCGGCCGGCGCGGGCCTCGGCTTCGCGCTCGCGGCGGACTACCGCGTCGTCGCCGACACGGCCGCCTTCAACACGTCCTTCGCCGGGGTCGCGCTCACCGCCGACTCCGGGGTCTCCTGGACCCTGCCCCGGGTGATCGGCCCCGGTCGCGCCGCCGACCTGCTGCTCTTCCCGCGCAGCATCAGCGCGCAGGACGCGTACGAGCTGGGGATCGCGAACCGGGTCGTTCCGTCGGCGGAGCTGGCCGAGGAGGCGGCGAAGGTCGCTCGCGCGCTGGCCGGGGGGCCGACGGTGGCGTACGCGGCGATCAAGGAGGCGGTCGCGTACGGGTTCTCTCACTCGCTGGCCGAGACCCTGGACAAGGAGGACGAGCTGCAGACGCGGGCGGGGTCTTCCGAGGACCATGGGATCGCGGTGCAGGCCTTCGTCAACAAGGAGACACCGAAGTATCTGGGACGCTGA
- a CDS encoding DivIVA domain-containing protein codes for MLMFLFLVVALAVVVAAVTLNVVGGGENAVLPETPVERLQDALPADRPVHRGDIESLRFPVTARGYRMADVDDALGRLGAELAERDDRIAHLEAALAGVRASTAISLSKPEEGDHR; via the coding sequence ATGCTCATGTTCTTGTTCCTGGTCGTCGCGCTCGCCGTGGTCGTCGCCGCGGTGACGCTCAACGTGGTGGGCGGCGGCGAGAACGCCGTGCTGCCCGAGACCCCGGTGGAGCGGCTCCAGGACGCGCTGCCCGCCGACCGCCCGGTCCACCGCGGGGACATCGAGTCGCTCCGCTTCCCGGTCACCGCGCGCGGCTACCGCATGGCGGACGTGGACGACGCCCTCGGCCGCCTCGGCGCCGAGCTCGCCGAGCGGGACGACCGCATCGCCCATCTGGAGGCCGCGCTGGCCGGCGTCCGCGCGTCGACGGCGATCTCCCTGAGCAAGCCGGAGGAGGGTGACCACCGGTGA
- a CDS encoding DNA-3-methyladenine glycosylase I — MSDGTALAGPDGALRCPWALSTEDYVAYHDEEWGRPVHGDDALYERLCLEAFQSGLSWITILRRREGFRKAFAGFRIAEVATFTDTDKERLLADPGIIRNRAKIEATVANARALAEWTEGELDELIWSHAPDPATRPVPRTLADVPAVTDESTALSKALKKRGIRFVGPTTAYALMQACGLVDDHLEACVARSAP; from the coding sequence GTGAGCGACGGCACGGCCCTCGCCGGACCCGACGGAGCGCTGCGCTGCCCCTGGGCCCTGTCCACCGAGGACTACGTGGCGTACCACGACGAGGAATGGGGCCGCCCGGTCCACGGCGACGACGCCCTGTACGAGCGGCTGTGCCTGGAGGCCTTCCAGTCCGGCCTGTCCTGGATCACGATCCTGCGCCGCCGCGAGGGCTTCCGTAAGGCCTTCGCCGGCTTCCGGATCGCCGAGGTCGCCACGTTCACGGACACCGACAAGGAACGCCTGCTCGCCGACCCGGGCATCATCCGCAACAGAGCCAAGATCGAGGCGACGGTGGCCAATGCCCGGGCCCTGGCCGAGTGGACCGAGGGCGAGCTGGACGAACTGATCTGGTCCCACGCCCCGGACCCGGCCACCCGCCCGGTCCCGAGGACCCTTGCCGACGTCCCGGCGGTCACCGACGAGTCCACGGCCCTCTCCAAGGCCCTCAAGAAGCGAGGCATCCGCTTCGTGGGCCCGACGACGGCGTACGCCCTGATGCAGGCGTGCGGCTTGGTGGACGACCACTTGGAAGCGTGCGTCGCGAGGAGCGCCCCGTAG
- a CDS encoding S1C family serine protease, producing MDEGKPAKAKWWSRSRAQETGATGDHAGSSEDTWAPDTVSASAGLGDVEDGTRGIEADRAAAERVGVSDAEVPELGVRRESVGGDYELERPESVPAGGGIDTGDDTGTDTGNDFELARPGETPAPGRGSDEGSDAGGDFELERPASVEAAGTGSGTQAGAGGSSSSPGEEVTARLGLEKSAPTGETTSLPGGGVEAGAPMGGGAMSVPAAGGAMSASGVADASDARPAAQQPADGSGVQPVAQQPADSVGTPGTADTGVQPLQYPATQPTAQVERPKPLHDPDPYSTPPYGEPGPWAPAPPVQHPATTPAHGTSVQAGAPAYGLAGPAEAAAHGAPTSAEPMAHGGPPSAGVPAHAGATSVETLAHGVPAPAGTPAPGVPISAELTAPVPPGVAQGPSHGSPAPEAQHQAPGVTPAPAATYQAPGHTQGPPPHAAAPAAEVASGNGIPGSLAMTPAHGTSVPPTATPYPTDAAQPAPATFYAEPSQPAPAPPYADTSGTTVAAAPYSDASGTTVAAASYSDAPHAAPAAAPYADPSPASQAAVQGTQAAPPGPWQNYDPWAGSGALQQNGAGGGGDRQRKRGRKVLVLGAVLLALVAGGIGGAVGAYLERNGGVGEVELPQSSDGLKGRAPDSVAGIAASALPGVVTLHVRGREAQGTGTGFVLDKRGHILTNNHVVEPAGSDGDITVTFSGGETAEATVVGRDSGYDLAVVKVSGVSGLKPLPLGNSDEVQVGDPVVAIGAPFDLANTVTSGIISAKERPITAGGDGGDASDVSYVDALQTDAPINPGNSGGPLVDASAHVIGINSAIRSAGSSDADGGQAGSIGLGFAIPINQGKRVAEELINTGKATHPVIGVTLDMDYSGDGARIGTEGSGGGSAVNQGGPADKAGLRSGDVITEVDGQRVHSGDELIVKVRAHRPGDDLELTVERDGKERKVSLTLGSSDG from the coding sequence ATGGACGAGGGGAAGCCCGCGAAGGCGAAGTGGTGGAGCCGGTCCCGTGCCCAGGAGACGGGGGCGACGGGGGACCACGCGGGGTCTTCGGAGGACACCTGGGCGCCGGACACGGTGTCCGCTTCCGCCGGGCTCGGGGACGTGGAGGACGGCACGCGCGGGATCGAGGCCGACAGGGCTGCGGCCGAGCGTGTAGGGGTATCTGACGCAGAGGTACCCGAGCTCGGGGTGCGTCGCGAAAGTGTGGGGGGCGATTACGAGTTGGAACGGCCTGAATCGGTGCCTGCCGGGGGCGGGATCGACACCGGGGACGACACCGGAACCGACACCGGGAACGACTTCGAGCTGGCCCGGCCGGGGGAGACGCCGGCCCCGGGCCGCGGCTCTGATGAGGGTTCCGATGCCGGAGGGGACTTCGAGTTGGAGCGGCCCGCTTCGGTGGAGGCGGCGGGTACGGGGAGCGGCACGCAGGCAGGGGCGGGGGGTTCGAGTTCGTCTCCTGGGGAGGAGGTGACCGCACGCCTCGGTCTGGAGAAGAGCGCTCCGACCGGCGAGACGACTTCACTGCCGGGTGGCGGCGTGGAGGCGGGGGCACCGATGGGTGGCGGGGCGATGAGTGTCCCGGCCGCCGGTGGCGCGATGAGTGCCTCGGGAGTCGCCGACGCGAGCGATGCCCGACCAGCCGCCCAGCAGCCCGCCGACGGCAGTGGTGTTCAGCCGGTCGCCCAGCAGCCCGCCGACTCGGTCGGTACGCCCGGCACGGCGGACACGGGCGTTCAGCCGCTGCAGTACCCGGCCACCCAGCCGACCGCTCAGGTGGAGCGTCCCAAGCCGCTGCACGACCCCGACCCGTACAGCACCCCGCCGTACGGCGAGCCCGGCCCCTGGGCGCCCGCCCCGCCGGTTCAGCACCCCGCGACGACACCCGCGCACGGCACGTCCGTGCAGGCGGGCGCCCCGGCTTACGGCCTGGCCGGTCCGGCAGAGGCTGCGGCTCATGGTGCGCCCACGTCGGCGGAGCCCATGGCGCACGGTGGGCCCCCGTCGGCGGGCGTCCCGGCGCACGCTGGGGCCACCTCGGTCGAGACCCTGGCGCACGGTGTGCCCGCGCCTGCGGGGACCCCGGCGCCCGGCGTGCCCATCTCGGCCGAGCTCACGGCTCCGGTCCCGCCCGGCGTGGCACAGGGCCCCTCCCACGGTTCCCCCGCCCCCGAGGCTCAGCACCAGGCGCCCGGCGTCACACCGGCCCCCGCAGCGACGTACCAGGCGCCCGGCCACACCCAGGGCCCGCCGCCCCACGCCGCCGCCCCCGCAGCCGAGGTGGCCTCCGGCAACGGCATCCCCGGCTCACTGGCGATGACCCCGGCCCACGGCACCTCCGTACCGCCCACGGCGACCCCGTACCCGACGGATGCCGCGCAGCCCGCCCCGGCGACCTTCTACGCCGAGCCGTCCCAGCCCGCTCCGGCGCCCCCTTACGCGGACACGAGCGGGACCACGGTCGCGGCGGCTCCGTACTCGGACGCGAGCGGGACCACGGTTGCGGCGGCTTCGTACTCGGACGCGCCGCACGCCGCGCCCGCGGCGGCTCCATACGCAGACCCCTCCCCAGCCTCACAGGCGGCCGTCCAGGGCACCCAGGCGGCCCCGCCCGGCCCCTGGCAGAACTACGACCCCTGGGCCGGGTCGGGGGCGTTGCAGCAGAACGGGGCCGGTGGGGGTGGTGATCGGCAGCGGAAGCGGGGGCGGAAGGTTCTGGTTCTCGGGGCCGTGCTGCTCGCCCTCGTGGCCGGGGGGATCGGCGGAGCCGTGGGCGCGTATCTGGAGCGCAACGGCGGGGTCGGCGAGGTCGAGCTGCCGCAGTCCAGCGACGGGCTGAAGGGGCGGGCGCCCGACAGCGTCGCCGGGATCGCCGCCAGCGCGCTGCCCGGCGTAGTGACCCTGCATGTGCGCGGGCGGGAGGCCCAGGGCACCGGCACCGGCTTCGTGCTCGACAAGCGCGGTCACATCCTCACCAACAACCACGTCGTCGAACCCGCCGGCTCGGACGGCGACATAACGGTGACCTTCAGCGGCGGCGAGACCGCCGAGGCCACCGTCGTCGGCCGGGACAGCGGCTACGACCTGGCCGTCGTCAAGGTGTCCGGTGTCAGCGGACTCAAGCCGCTGCCCCTCGGCAACTCCGACGAGGTCCAGGTCGGCGACCCGGTCGTCGCCATCGGCGCCCCCTTCGACCTCGCCAACACCGTCACCTCCGGCATCATCAGCGCCAAGGAGCGGCCCATCACGGCCGGCGGCGACGGCGGCGACGCCAGCGACGTGTCGTATGTGGACGCGTTGCAGACCGACGCCCCGATAAATCCGGGCAACTCCGGCGGCCCGCTCGTCGACGCCAGCGCCCATGTCATCGGCATCAACAGCGCCATCCGGTCCGCCGGCAGCTCCGACGCGGACGGCGGACAGGCCGGTTCGATCGGGCTCGGCTTCGCGATACCCATCAACCAGGGCAAGCGCGTGGCCGAGGAGCTGATCAACACCGGCAAGGCGACCCACCCGGTGATCGGCGTGACCCTCGACATGGACTACTCGGGCGACGGCGCCCGTATCGGCACGGAGGGCAGCGGCGGCGGGTCCGCGGTCAACCAGGGCGGCCCCGCCGACAAGGCGGGCCTCCGCTCCGGCGACGTCATCACCGAGGTCGACGGCCAGCGCGTCCACTCCGGTGACGAGCTGATCGTCAAGGTCCGCGCCCACCGTCCGGGCGACGACCTGGAGCTCACCGTCGAGCGCGACGGCAAGGAACGGAAGGTCAGCCTGACCCTCGGGTCCTCGGACGGCTGA
- a CDS encoding anti-sigma factor family protein, whose translation MSGSRPTPAEQHLGDRLSALVDGELGHEARDRVLAHLATCPKCKAEADAQRRLKNVFAEAAPPPPSESFLARLQMLPAGGDTDGGDSPFGGGGFGGRLKGTAGGPGLTPDATDSRDFADFGVFGPPDDSFGYLPSGPHGGALSPSEGRGFLGGRGLPGGGRGLLGDRGFLGNRGLSGDRGFLGGRGGTGAGDRGFPGAGRPAENHRESRTDEAGAAEAVEDGRGTTGDRGFRIHDVSRSEFERSASRGMRFAFVAAGAVSLAAIALGGMSTGVPTETADARGGPGSGSNVTPLRTQASGTAQASEAQRRRGAVGPLLGQGVRSMAEGPLAQTSASAPLLPGVPAPAGQGHHAVHPLTTPVLAGAAVMSPLIRPLLATAPGELGAWPAAPELTAPELVAPGLLSAPDTTSSPTPTSPALR comes from the coding sequence GTGAGTGGATCACGTCCTACGCCTGCTGAGCAGCATCTGGGAGACCGTCTCTCCGCCCTTGTCGACGGAGAGCTCGGTCATGAGGCGCGCGACCGCGTCCTGGCACATCTGGCGACCTGTCCGAAGTGCAAGGCGGAGGCGGACGCCCAGCGCCGTCTGAAGAACGTCTTCGCGGAGGCCGCGCCCCCGCCGCCGTCCGAGAGCTTCCTGGCCCGTCTGCAGATGCTTCCGGCAGGGGGCGACACCGATGGTGGGGACTCACCGTTCGGTGGTGGCGGCTTCGGCGGAAGACTCAAAGGAACGGCCGGCGGTCCGGGACTCACCCCGGATGCCACCGACTCCAGGGACTTCGCGGACTTCGGCGTCTTCGGCCCGCCCGACGACTCCTTCGGATACCTCCCGTCGGGCCCGCACGGCGGCGCGCTGTCGCCGTCGGAGGGCCGTGGCTTCCTCGGCGGCCGAGGGCTGCCCGGTGGCGGCCGTGGACTGCTCGGTGACCGCGGATTCCTGGGCAACCGGGGCCTCTCCGGTGACCGGGGGTTCCTCGGCGGCCGGGGCGGTACGGGCGCGGGTGACCGCGGGTTCCCGGGCGCAGGTCGCCCGGCGGAGAACCATCGCGAGTCCCGGACGGACGAGGCGGGCGCCGCCGAGGCCGTGGAGGACGGCAGAGGCACCACCGGAGACCGTGGGTTTCGGATCCATGACGTGAGCCGGTCCGAGTTCGAGCGGTCGGCCTCGCGCGGCATGCGGTTCGCCTTCGTGGCGGCCGGCGCCGTGTCACTCGCCGCGATCGCCCTCGGCGGGATGTCCACCGGGGTGCCCACCGAGACGGCGGACGCCCGCGGCGGTCCCGGCTCCGGCAGCAATGTCACCCCGCTGCGGACCCAGGCCTCGGGCACCGCCCAGGCCTCCGAGGCACAGCGCCGCCGGGGAGCCGTCGGCCCCCTGCTCGGACAAGGCGTCCGCTCCATGGCCGAGGGGCCCCTGGCACAGACGTCCGCCTCAGCGCCCCTGCTGCCCGGAGTCCCCGCTCCGGCCGGCCAGGGTCACCACGCCGTGCACCCGCTGACCACACCGGTGCTCGCCGGTGCCGCCGTGATGTCCCCGCTCATACGTCCGCTTCTGGCGACCGCACCGGGCGAGCTGGGCGCCTGGCCGGCGGCACCCGAGCTCACGGCGCCCGAACTCGTGGCTCCGGGCCTGCTGAGCGCTCCCGACACCACCTCGTCCCCCACTCCCACCTCCCCTGCCCTCCGCTGA
- a CDS encoding DUF1003 domain-containing protein, whose protein sequence is MRERTLSSGIPLRERTPSGASARPRTRLDLPLPRRTRLLPEWDPEAFGRLSERIARFLGTGRFIVWMTIVIILWVLWNIFAPADLRFDNYPFIFLTLMLSLQASYAAPLILLAQNRQDDRDRVNLEQDRKQNERSIADTEYLTREIAALRIGLGEVATRDWLRSELQDLVKELHEHDGRGDGRVVFPQEQHRGRDEDDR, encoded by the coding sequence ATGCGCGAGCGCACGCTATCCTCCGGCATCCCCCTGCGGGAGCGCACGCCCTCGGGTGCCTCCGCACGCCCCCGCACCCGCCTCGACCTGCCCCTGCCGCGCAGGACCAGGCTGCTGCCCGAGTGGGACCCGGAGGCCTTCGGGCGGCTCTCGGAGCGGATCGCACGGTTCCTGGGCACGGGACGGTTCATCGTCTGGATGACGATCGTCATCATCCTGTGGGTGCTGTGGAACATCTTCGCCCCGGCCGACCTGCGCTTCGACAACTACCCGTTCATCTTCCTGACCCTGATGCTGTCCCTCCAGGCCTCCTACGCCGCCCCGCTGATCCTCCTCGCGCAGAACCGCCAGGACGACCGCGACCGGGTCAACCTCGAACAGGACCGCAAGCAGAACGAACGCTCGATCGCGGACACCGAGTATCTGACCCGGGAGATCGCGGCCCTGCGCATCGGCCTCGGGGAAGTCGCGACCCGCGACTGGCTGCGCTCCGAGCTGCAGGACCTGGTCAAGGAACTCCACGAGCACGACGGGCGGGGCGACGGCCGGGTCGTGTTCCCGCAGGAGCAGCACCGCGGGCGTGACGAAGACGACCGCTGA